The Aureispira anguillae genome contains a region encoding:
- a CDS encoding ATP-binding protein, which yields MTTVKRTKRSIDILRAYCQWAKIAYSDIDDSNGFLIHIESGGKHLIASSKTPYPLNPSSSTSLTRDKTWTYLHLAQHGYLTPEGQHFFTVDKYRSFDTKSQSICAALDYAETLTYPVFVKPNSGASGKLARLVRSKDDLKEHFSDIAKFDHIALVQRPILSQEYRIFVLGDKVQFTYKKTRPILTGNGQQTIRQLMVRYNHNLKNKLTNSDPFFLNQLADSGFSLDDVLPKGESIRITPNSNLNIGGKMMDYNETINPALNEWAVKLVQLFGLKIAGIDVFGHQLDNPDQLVVLEINSMPTLSSLYQLGYKKKVFEIWSKILTDYFGEIPQSVVLK from the coding sequence ATGACCACAGTTAAAAGAACCAAAAGAAGTATTGACATTTTGAGAGCATATTGCCAGTGGGCAAAGATAGCCTATTCCGATATAGACGATTCTAATGGTTTTTTGATTCATATAGAATCTGGCGGGAAACATTTAATTGCCAGCTCTAAAACTCCTTATCCGCTTAATCCTAGTTCTAGTACGAGCTTAACAAGAGACAAAACTTGGACGTATTTACACTTAGCCCAACATGGATATCTGACACCAGAAGGGCAGCATTTTTTTACGGTAGATAAGTACAGGAGCTTTGATACAAAATCTCAATCGATTTGTGCTGCTTTGGACTATGCTGAAACGTTGACGTATCCCGTTTTTGTTAAACCCAATTCAGGAGCTTCAGGAAAACTGGCTAGGTTAGTTCGATCAAAGGATGATTTGAAAGAACACTTTTCTGACATCGCAAAATTTGACCATATTGCACTCGTTCAAAGACCTATTTTAAGCCAAGAATATCGAATTTTTGTATTGGGAGATAAGGTTCAATTTACGTATAAAAAAACACGCCCTATACTAACAGGGAACGGTCAGCAGACCATTCGACAGTTGATGGTAAGGTATAACCATAACTTAAAAAACAAACTGACCAATTCCGATCCCTTTTTTTTAAATCAATTAGCAGATTCAGGATTTTCTCTAGATGATGTTTTACCAAAGGGAGAAAGCATAAGGATTACTCCTAATTCAAATCTTAATATAGGTGGGAAAATGATGGATTATAACGAAACAATTAACCCTGCTTTGAATGAATGGGCGGTAAAATTGGTGCAATTATTTGGCTTAAAGATTGCGGGGATTGATGTGTTTGGTCATCAACTAGATAATCCTGATCAACTAGTGGTGCTTGAGATCAATAGCATGCCCACGCTTTCTAGTCTATACCAACTCGGTTATAAAAAGAAGGTTTTTGAAATTTGGTCTAAAATTTTGACGGATTATTTTGGTGAAATACCTCAAAGCGTTGTCTTAAAATAG